From one Humulus lupulus chromosome 8, drHumLupu1.1, whole genome shotgun sequence genomic stretch:
- the LOC133798272 gene encoding phosphoinositide phospholipase C 6-like translates to MASKTESYNIYKFFKYFSRKFKIKDKGIPSDVKEAFSNYAGSPEAHMMPDQLRRFMAEHQGETGLTLAEVEGIVRQVLSRCRNDVVHDETTGLTLEDFFHLLFLDDLNGPCKSQVHHDMTAPLSHYFIYTGHNSYLTGNQLSSDCSEVPIIKALQGGVRVIELDLWPSSKDDINVLHGRTLTTPVPLINCLKCIKEYAFVKSPYPVIITFEDHLTPSLQAKVAEMVTRTLGDLLYYPESECLSEFPSPESLKHRIIISTKPPKEFLELKNKGNVLPNEKESSGEETSGKDTVDGGLGVEFDADDRSDSDQDDEDNNVCGNSKSSQPTAPPEYRRLITIHAGKPKGGLRDALRVVSDKVRRLSLNEQALERAAASYPTDLVSFTQRNVLRVYPKGTRVNSSNYKPIIGWMHGAQMVAFNMQGYGKSLWLMHGMFRSNGGCGYVKKPDFLMQNGPRNEVFDPKRTWPVKNTLKVKIYMGDGWSLDFSRTHFDTYSPPDFYTKVYIVGVPADCSKKKTEIINDDWAPVWDEEFTFPLTVPELALLRIEVREYDKSEKDDFGGQTCLPVSDIKQGIRAVPLHNRKGEKFKSVKLLMRFQFQ, encoded by the exons ATGGCGAGTAAAACAGAGAGTTACAACATCTACAAGTTTTTCAAGTATTTCAGTAGGAAGTTCAAGATCAAGGATAAGGGCATACCCTCTGACGTAAAGGAAGCTTTCTCCAACTACGCTGGCTCCCCTGAGGCCCACATGATGCCCGATCAGCTCCGCCGCTTCATGGCCGAGCACCAGGGTGAAACGGGTCTTACTCTCGCCGAGGTCGAGGGAATCGTTCGCCAGGTCCTGAGTAGGTGCAGAAACGACGTCGTTCATGACGAAACGACGGGGCTTACCCTCGAAGATTTCTTCCACTTACTCTTCCTCGACGATCTTAATGGCCCTTGCAAGTCCCAG GTACACCATGATATGACAGCTCCACTGTCACACTATTTCATATATACAGGGCATAATTCCTACCTAACAGGCAATCAACTTAGCAGTGATTGTAGCGAGGTCCCAATTATAAAGGCTTTGCAGGGAGGCGTTAGAGTCATCGAGCTTGATTTATGGCCATCTTCCAAAGATGACATTAATGTTCTACATGGGAG GACATTGACTACTCCTGTGCCATTGATTAACTGTTTGAAGTGCATCAAAGAGTATGCTTTTGTTAAATCTCCATACCCAGTTATTATAACTTTTGAAGACCACCTTACACCAAGCCTTCAGGCTAAAGTTGCTGAG ATGGTAACTCGAACTCTTGGAGACTTGCTTTATTATCCTGAGTCTGAATGCTTGTCAGAGTTCCCTTCTCCAGAATCTTTAAAGCATAGAATAATTATATCAACTAAACCACCAAAAGAGTTTCTAGAATTGAAGAATAAGGGAAACGTCTTGCCTAATGAGAAAGAGTCATCTGGAGAAGAAACCTCAGGAAAGGACACTGTAGATGGAGGCCTTGGAGTTGAATTCGATGCCGATGATAGG AGTGATAGTGATCAAGATGATGAGGACAACAATGTGTGTGGCAATAGTAAATCAAGTCAACCAACAGCACCACCTGAGTACAGACGTCTTATTACAATCCATGCCGGAAAGCCAAAGGGTGGTCTAAGGGATGCTTTGAGAGTAGTAAGTGACAAGGTTCGACGTCTTAGTTTAAATGAACAGGCACTTGAAAGGGCTGCTGCGTCTTATCCAACTGATCTAGTTAG TTTCACTCAGAGGAATGTTTTAAGAGTATACCCCAAAGGGACTCGAGTCAATTCCTCAAATTACAAGCCGATTATTGGATGGATGCATGGAGCTCAAATGGTTGCTTTTAATATGCAG GGATATGGAAAATCACTGTGGCTGATGCATGGGATGTTTAGATCCAATGGAGGCTGCGGTTATGTGAAAAAACCTGATTTTCTGATGCAAAATGGTCCAAGAAATGAGGTGTTTGATCCAAAAAGAACTTGGCCTGTGAAAAATACATTAAAG GTTAAAATATATATGGGGGACGGATGGAGCCTTGACTTTAGTCGAACACACTTTGATACGTACTCACCACCAGACTTCTACACAAAG GTTTACATAGTTGGTGTACCAGCTGATTGTTCAAAAAAGAAGACAGAGATAATAAATGATGATTGGGCGCCTGTTTGGGACGAGGAATTCACATTTCCTTTGACAGTACCGGAGTTGGCTTTGCTTAGGATAGAGGTACGAGAATATGACAAATCTGAGAAAGATGATTTTGGTGGCCAAACATGTTTACCAGTCTCTGATATAAAACAAGGGATCAGGGCAGTCCCACTTCACAACAGAAAGGGAGAGAAATTCAAATCTGTCAAGCTCTTAATGCGCTTTCAGTTCCAATAA